The genomic region TCGGCTCCGGTCATTGCCTTGCTCCGAGTAATGCTTGCCTGCTCACCTATTCCGTCGCCCGACGCCTTCCTCCTGGCCGCGAAACCAACACTCGCCTCTGCCCCGCTGCGGAAGGACGCCCGCGGCGGCGCGGCGAATCCGTAGGCAATTCCGTGGTGGGCGCGAGGTGAGATGATGTACGGAGTTGGCATTATCGGCTGCGGCGGCATGGGAAGCGGCCACGCGGCACGCTTTGCCTCATTCCCAGACGCGCAGGTCGTCGCCTGCGCCGACGTCGTCGAGGAACGAGCGCAGCGGCTCGCCGCCGAGCACGGCGCCCGAGCCTACGGGGACGGGCGCCGACTGTTGGCCGACCGGCGCGTTGACATCGCGGTCATTTGCACGCCGACGCCGTTTCACGCGCCCCTGATCGAGGCCGCCGCCAAGCGCGGCAAGCACATCTTCAGCGAGAAGCCGCTGGCGCGCACGCTGGCGGAGGCGCGCCGCGCCATCGCCGCCGCCGAGGAGGCTGGCGTGCGCCTGATGGTGGGGCACGTGCTGCGCTTCTTCCCCGAGTATGCCCTCGCCAAGCGCCTGCTCGACGAGGGGGCGGTGGGACGGCCGGCGGTGGCGCGGACGGCGCGCTGCTCAGGCCATCCCCAGCCCCCCGCTGACTGGTACGGGGATTACGCGATGAGCGGCGGCGTGCTGGTG from Armatimonadota bacterium harbors:
- a CDS encoding Gfo/Idh/MocA family oxidoreductase; protein product: MMYGVGIIGCGGMGSGHAARFASFPDAQVVACADVVEERAQRLAAEHGARAYGDGRRLLADRRVDIAVICTPTPFHAPLIEAAAKRGKHIFSEKPLARTLAEARRAIAAAEEAGVRLMVGHVLRFFPEYALAKRLLDEGAVGRPAVARTARCSGHPQPPADWYGDYAMSGGVLVDMAIHDIDFLLWCFGPAERVYCKALTHRGPALTDYGLVTVRFRNRVIAHVEGSWAHTPGIFYTQLEIAGDRGLIEYDSDTAVPLRVWRKPKRGSRAPAVVVPESPLADSPYAAEVREFMDCVRTGRQPSVTPEDAYRALEVALAAEQSTLRGEVVALPLA